One window from the genome of Streptomyces sp. NBC_01476 encodes:
- a CDS encoding DUF6421 family protein: MTEVLSPRTPGKGEISGEDIIDHPQWAVLKQAVEAIRPWQSKDGSIDFEAEGAPSRDDAARTLGRVVDAVEQLAPLLPHDAAYHQALVADLRRWSDGGFGVPDFLDSLLAFQPAADRRDGLQHLVLFPMYTQNGNPDRNLEAVALRVVWPQWLAELERTRYDNPLFVPITFQDFTPGYDTNSAVLFPETVAVREAPSRWTWGAIFCDREAARFRAVTEAAVDTLGLKLPEEAAKLVQDQDLAEQTFVLWDMIHDRTHSHGDLPFDPFMIKQRAPFWMYGLEELRCDLTSFREAVKLQAEGHPMGLGVQYAILFDRLFRFPVTGARTRNYDGLGGQLLFSYLHKHDAVRWTDNTLRIDWERAPQVTNQLCAEIETLYRDGIDRPKLVHWFAAYDLVATYLSPHPGSVWAKGPEALDLSLPPRKLVDDVLPDEFPLSMFYEALAKKLREVIASTKGITGDSAVRSAA, translated from the coding sequence ATGACTGAAGTTCTTTCGCCGCGGACGCCGGGCAAAGGCGAGATATCCGGCGAGGACATCATCGACCACCCCCAGTGGGCGGTGCTGAAGCAGGCGGTCGAGGCCATCAGGCCCTGGCAGTCCAAGGACGGCTCGATCGACTTCGAGGCCGAGGGCGCGCCCAGCCGGGATGACGCCGCCCGCACCCTGGGACGCGTCGTGGACGCGGTCGAGCAGCTCGCCCCGCTGCTCCCGCACGACGCCGCCTACCACCAGGCCCTCGTCGCCGACCTGCGCCGCTGGTCCGACGGCGGCTTCGGGGTGCCGGACTTCCTCGACTCCCTGCTGGCCTTCCAGCCGGCCGCCGACCGCCGGGACGGCCTCCAGCACCTGGTGCTCTTCCCGATGTACACCCAGAACGGCAACCCGGACCGCAACCTGGAAGCCGTCGCGCTGCGGGTGGTGTGGCCGCAGTGGCTCGCCGAACTGGAGCGCACCCGGTACGACAACCCGCTGTTCGTACCGATCACCTTCCAGGACTTCACCCCGGGGTACGACACCAACTCCGCGGTCCTCTTCCCCGAGACCGTCGCCGTCCGTGAGGCGCCCTCGCGCTGGACCTGGGGCGCGATCTTCTGCGACCGCGAGGCGGCCCGCTTCCGCGCGGTGACCGAGGCCGCCGTGGACACCCTCGGGCTGAAGCTGCCCGAGGAGGCCGCCAAGCTGGTCCAGGACCAGGACCTCGCGGAGCAGACCTTCGTGCTCTGGGACATGATCCACGACCGCACCCACAGCCACGGCGACCTCCCGTTCGACCCGTTCATGATCAAGCAGCGGGCGCCGTTCTGGATGTACGGCCTGGAGGAGCTGCGCTGCGACCTCACCTCCTTCCGCGAAGCGGTCAAGCTCCAGGCCGAGGGTCACCCGATGGGCCTGGGCGTCCAGTACGCGATCCTCTTCGACCGGCTCTTCCGCTTCCCGGTCACCGGGGCCCGCACCCGCAACTACGACGGGCTCGGCGGACAGCTGCTCTTCTCGTACCTGCACAAGCACGACGCCGTACGCTGGACTGACAACACCCTGCGCATCGACTGGGAGCGCGCACCGCAGGTCACCAACCAGCTCTGCGCGGAGATCGAGACGCTCTACCGGGACGGCATCGACCGGCCCAAGCTCGTGCACTGGTTCGCCGCCTACGACCTGGTGGCGACGTACCTCTCCCCGCACCCCGGCTCGGTCTGGGCCAAGGGTCCCGAGGCCCTGGACCTGTCGCTCCCGCCGCGCAAGCTGGTGGACGACGTGCTGCCGGACGAGTTTCCGCTCAGCATGTTCTACGAGGCCCTTGCGAAGAAGCTCCGTGAAGTGATCGCCTCGACCAAGGGCATCACCGGCGACAGCGCGGTGCGGAGCGCCGCGTGA
- a CDS encoding glycerophosphodiester phosphodiesterase — translation MSFLTVGHRGVMGAEPENTLRSFRRAEQAGHDQIELDLHLSKDGALIVMHDPEVDRTTDGSGLIRELTLDEIRGLDAGLGERVPVFEEVLDTVSRPLQAEIKDVAAARVLAEVLRERGETGRVSVLSFHDEALAEIRTLLPEVATVLVAEELGPHIVPRAQAVGARLVSLDLRQLNLDTVRRCHEAGIKVMAWTVNTAQEWAVARALGLDGAATDLPAEPAV, via the coding sequence ATGAGCTTCCTCACCGTCGGTCACCGCGGGGTCATGGGCGCCGAGCCCGAGAACACCCTGCGTTCCTTCCGCCGTGCCGAGCAGGCGGGCCATGACCAGATCGAGCTCGATCTGCATCTGAGCAAGGACGGCGCGCTGATCGTCATGCACGATCCGGAGGTGGACCGCACCACCGACGGCAGCGGGCTGATCCGGGAGCTCACGCTGGACGAGATCCGCGGCCTGGACGCCGGGCTGGGCGAGCGGGTGCCGGTCTTCGAGGAGGTGCTGGACACGGTGTCGCGGCCCCTCCAGGCCGAGATCAAGGACGTGGCCGCCGCCCGGGTACTCGCCGAGGTGCTCCGCGAGCGCGGCGAGACCGGCCGGGTGAGCGTGCTCTCCTTCCACGACGAGGCGCTGGCCGAGATCCGCACGCTGCTGCCCGAGGTCGCCACGGTGCTGGTCGCCGAGGAACTGGGCCCGCACATCGTGCCCCGCGCCCAGGCGGTGGGCGCCCGGCTGGTGAGCCTGGATCTGCGGCAGCTGAACCTCGACACGGTGCGGCGCTGCCACGAAGCGGGCATCAAGGTGATGGCCTGGACCGTCAACACCGCGCAGGAGTGGGCGGTGGCCCGCGCGCTCGGCCTGGACGGCGCCGCCACCGACCTGCCGGCCGAACCGGCCGTGTAA
- a CDS encoding ABC transporter substrate-binding protein — protein sequence MRPAIQLSPSRAALAAAALLALALAGCSPQDDDSAPAAPSSPATASGASGAGSPSAAACSPASLATHAAGKLTVGTDNPAYDPWFSDDKPSNGKGYESAVAYAVAKQLGYAAGQVVWQKVPFNSAFAPGVKNFDFDINQVSINADRKKSVDFSPGYYDVRQALVAPKGSKIFGAHSIADLKNAKLGAQVGTTSLDVITDVVRPAKQPAVYQRNDLAVAALKNGQVDGIVVDLPTAFYITGAEVTDAKVVGQFDSTGGTPEQFGLVLDKGSKLTPCVSRAVTVLRSDGTLAALEKQWLSDAVDAPVLK from the coding sequence ATGCGCCCCGCGATCCAGCTGTCCCCCAGCCGCGCCGCCCTGGCCGCGGCCGCCCTGCTCGCGCTCGCCCTGGCCGGCTGCTCGCCCCAGGACGACGACTCCGCCCCGGCCGCCCCGTCGTCCCCCGCCACCGCGTCCGGCGCGTCCGGCGCTGGCTCGCCGTCGGCCGCCGCCTGCTCCCCCGCGTCGCTCGCCACCCACGCGGCAGGCAAGCTGACCGTCGGCACCGACAACCCCGCCTACGACCCCTGGTTCTCCGACGACAAGCCGTCGAACGGGAAGGGCTACGAGTCGGCGGTCGCCTACGCGGTGGCCAAGCAGCTCGGCTACGCCGCCGGCCAGGTGGTCTGGCAGAAGGTGCCGTTCAACAGCGCCTTCGCTCCCGGCGTCAAGAACTTCGATTTCGACATCAACCAGGTGTCCATCAACGCCGACCGCAAGAAGTCGGTGGACTTCTCGCCCGGCTACTACGACGTGCGGCAGGCACTGGTCGCGCCCAAGGGCTCGAAGATCTTCGGGGCGCACTCCATCGCCGACCTGAAGAACGCCAAGCTGGGCGCCCAGGTGGGCACCACCAGCCTGGACGTGATCACCGACGTCGTACGGCCGGCCAAGCAGCCGGCCGTCTACCAGCGCAACGACCTCGCGGTGGCCGCGCTGAAGAACGGCCAGGTGGACGGGATCGTGGTGGACCTGCCGACCGCCTTCTACATCACCGGCGCCGAGGTCACCGACGCCAAGGTGGTGGGGCAGTTCGACTCCACCGGGGGCACGCCCGAGCAGTTCGGACTGGTGCTGGACAAGGGCAGCAAGCTGACACCGTGCGTCTCCCGGGCGGTCACCGTGCTGCGCTCGGACGGCACGCTCGCCGCGCTGGAGAAGCAGTGGCTCTCCGACGCGGTCGACGCACCGGTGCTCAAGTGA